Proteins from a genomic interval of Chroococcidiopsis thermalis PCC 7203:
- a CDS encoding class I SAM-dependent methyltransferase, which yields MKTITLQNHWLESWKQSYSYDLLEMYGETSYRGYSYAYAHRYKHTLELVQKVARPGAKVLDVAAAQGNFSLALAELGYEVTWNDLREELVDYVKLKWEYGTIRYKPGNVFTLGFDAEFDVILITEVIEHVAHPDLFLKKIAQMVKPGGHIVMSTPNGEYFQNRLPKFSDFPDPSEFEAIQFQPNSDGHIFLLHLDEIESIVHQAGLSIQETRIFTNPLTNGHIKLGKLLNFLTPSWVDTCENLTQSLPLVLRKKVHTGVAILLTRIA from the coding sequence ATGAAAACTATTACCCTTCAAAATCACTGGTTAGAAAGCTGGAAGCAAAGTTATTCATACGATTTACTAGAAATGTATGGGGAGACTAGCTATCGCGGATATAGTTATGCATACGCCCATCGATATAAACATACTTTAGAGCTAGTTCAGAAAGTTGCTCGACCAGGAGCAAAAGTTTTAGATGTAGCTGCTGCACAGGGAAACTTTAGTTTGGCTTTGGCAGAACTCGGCTATGAAGTTACCTGGAACGATTTACGAGAAGAATTAGTTGATTACGTCAAACTAAAATGGGAATATGGCACTATTCGCTACAAACCAGGAAATGTTTTCACATTAGGGTTTGATGCTGAATTTGATGTAATTTTAATTACTGAAGTTATCGAACACGTTGCTCATCCCGATCTATTTCTGAAGAAAATAGCTCAGATGGTGAAGCCTGGAGGTCACATAGTCATGAGTACGCCAAATGGCGAATATTTTCAAAATCGTCTACCTAAATTTTCGGATTTTCCCGATCCCAGCGAGTTTGAAGCAATCCAATTTCAGCCTAATTCAGACGGTCATATCTTTTTATTACATTTAGATGAGATAGAAAGCATAGTTCATCAAGCTGGATTATCGATTCAAGAGACAAGAATTTTTACAAATCCACTAACTAACGGTCATATCAAACTAGGAAAATTATTAAATTTTCTTACTCCTAGTTGGGTTGATACTTGTGAAAACTTGACGCAATCTTTGCCCTTAGTCTTGCGTAAAAAAGTTCACACTGGAGTTGCTATTTTATTGACTCGTATAGCATAG
- a CDS encoding glycosyltransferase family 2 protein: MTQLPFFSVIVPTYQRNDLLAKCLDCLAPDIQTLPFEQYEVIVTDDGFQTTAQQMIREFYPWAKWVAGSRKGPAANRNNGAKYACGEWLVFTDDDCLPDPQWLAAYAQAKITQQSYLVFEGRTYVDRPRQSLAETSPINETGGYLWSCNFAVQKQLFESLSGFDERFPYAAMEDVDFRLRLLKNGYKFSFVPDASVCHPWRAKGGWNKIKQHRESTFIYLSIHAEELVNINSMYYFLFALRSFVNQTVPAILRFNLNGINEAFLEHFAHLQMSVLLWQYRFANVKTLNNN, encoded by the coding sequence ATGACTCAACTGCCATTTTTCTCTGTCATAGTTCCCACTTATCAACGCAATGACTTACTTGCGAAATGCTTGGATTGTCTAGCACCTGATATTCAAACTTTACCATTTGAGCAGTATGAAGTCATTGTTACCGATGATGGTTTCCAAACAACTGCACAGCAGATGATTCGCGAGTTTTATCCTTGGGCAAAATGGGTAGCTGGTTCCCGTAAAGGTCCAGCTGCTAACCGTAATAATGGGGCAAAATACGCCTGTGGTGAGTGGCTAGTTTTTACAGATGATGATTGTCTGCCAGATCCTCAGTGGTTAGCAGCCTATGCCCAAGCTAAGATAACTCAACAATCTTATCTCGTTTTTGAGGGGCGAACTTATGTCGATCGCCCAAGACAAAGCCTTGCCGAAACCTCACCTATTAACGAGACAGGTGGTTATTTATGGTCATGTAATTTTGCCGTACAAAAGCAACTCTTTGAGTCTCTATCTGGTTTTGACGAACGATTTCCCTACGCTGCAATGGAAGATGTAGATTTCAGATTAAGACTTTTAAAGAATGGATATAAGTTTTCTTTTGTGCCAGATGCTTCTGTATGCCATCCCTGGAGAGCAAAGGGAGGATGGAACAAAATCAAACAACATCGAGAATCAACATTTATTTACTTATCAATTCATGCAGAAGAATTGGTAAATATTAATTCGATGTATTATTTCTTGTTTGCTTTACGGAGTTTTGTCAATCAGACGGTTCCGGCAATTTTAAGATTTAATTTAAATGGAATTAACGAAGCTTTTTTAGAACATTTTGCCCACTTACAGATGAGCGTACTACTTTGGCAGTATAGATTCGCAAACGTGAAAACACTTAATAATAACTAA
- a CDS encoding class I SAM-dependent methyltransferase: MLLDKVKRSITYRFNYQVSPVLSQVMSGMNRGKLGHGPRLTDAQPLLDLGISVEQVSFDIEDCWNFWHSLCPKSQQLEQLVNSESFWQKLPQYYFTWKSLQAILENPQSVYIDIASTVNSPYQQIISLLAKTTNIYTQDLVFPPGINDRQIGGSAAELPLPEASVDAMTLHCAFEHFEGDADTGFVREAGRVLRPGGRVCIVPLYLGEYAFVLCDPVWAFNLCVDSDTVIHFLPRWGERHGRFYDPETLLQRIVEPSTAAGLIVRVIHFTNITELDPDCYTHFGLILEKPL, from the coding sequence ATGCTTTTAGATAAAGTAAAACGTAGTATCACCTACAGATTTAATTACCAGGTTTCTCCAGTACTCTCACAAGTTATGAGTGGCATGAACCGAGGTAAACTGGGGCATGGTCCAAGACTGACTGACGCACAGCCACTCTTAGATTTAGGTATTTCTGTCGAGCAGGTAAGTTTTGATATTGAAGATTGTTGGAACTTTTGGCATAGCTTATGTCCTAAAAGTCAGCAGCTCGAACAATTAGTAAATTCTGAATCATTTTGGCAGAAACTTCCCCAGTATTATTTTACGTGGAAGTCTCTTCAAGCAATTTTAGAAAATCCTCAATCGGTCTACATTGATATTGCCTCTACTGTTAACAGCCCTTACCAGCAAATTATTAGTCTCTTAGCTAAAACTACTAATATTTACACGCAGGATTTAGTCTTTCCGCCAGGTATCAACGATCGCCAAATTGGTGGTTCGGCTGCTGAATTACCCCTGCCAGAAGCATCAGTTGATGCCATGACTTTGCACTGCGCCTTTGAACATTTTGAAGGTGATGCCGACACTGGTTTTGTACGAGAGGCAGGACGAGTATTACGCCCCGGAGGAAGAGTTTGTATTGTACCTCTTTATTTAGGAGAGTATGCCTTTGTGTTGTGCGATCCAGTCTGGGCATTTAATTTATGTGTCGATTCAGATACCGTCATCCACTTTTTACCAAGATGGGGCGAACGACATGGACGTTTTTACGATCCTGAGACATTACTGCAAAGGATCGTTGAGCCATCAACAGCAGCAGGATTGATAGTGCGTGTAATTCACTTTACTAACATTACTGAACTCGATCCTGATTGCTACACTCACTTCGGTCTGATTTTAGAAAAGCCATTATAA
- a CDS encoding glycosyltransferase family 4 protein, which produces MIKVFIVCSGLGHVKRGFESFAQECFITLSKESELDVTLFKGGGTSQEKEISLWNLPRNTWANLQIGKLIGRDSYHIEQISFFLSLIPYLISQQPDVIYFSDGNLGNLLWHWRRLTKQKYKLLFSNGGPISPPFSRWDRVQQVAPIHLQVALNAGTPAEKQSLVPYGIHINYEFQALTFSERKSLRCKLGLPENCPLLLSVGAINKTHKRMDYVIREVASLPEPRPYLLLLGQQDTESAAIVKLGNELLGVDNFQIRTVVHYEIADYYKIADAFVLASLSEGLPRVLLEACSYGLPCLAHDYEITQYVIGQEGYLANFELAGSLASLISKVLIREQDESDRQFIHRSAYDRFSWERLRPNYVDMIQRCVESTDPVRAIAHANFSLKN; this is translated from the coding sequence ATGATTAAAGTTTTTATTGTTTGCTCTGGTCTTGGACATGTGAAGCGTGGGTTTGAATCTTTTGCTCAAGAGTGTTTTATAACTTTATCAAAAGAATCAGAGTTAGACGTTACCCTATTTAAAGGAGGTGGAACTTCCCAAGAAAAAGAAATTAGTCTCTGGAATTTACCTCGTAATACCTGGGCGAACCTTCAAATCGGAAAATTAATTGGTAGAGATAGTTATCACATCGAACAAATCTCGTTTTTTTTAAGTCTTATACCTTATTTAATTAGCCAGCAACCAGATGTCATCTATTTTAGCGATGGTAACTTAGGCAACTTACTCTGGCATTGGCGGCGTTTGACTAAGCAGAAATATAAACTCTTGTTTTCTAATGGAGGTCCTATCTCTCCACCTTTTTCTCGTTGGGATCGCGTGCAACAAGTAGCTCCCATTCACCTTCAAGTAGCCTTGAATGCAGGAACTCCTGCTGAAAAACAGAGCTTGGTTCCATATGGGATTCACATAAATTATGAGTTTCAAGCACTGACATTTTCAGAACGGAAATCGCTGCGGTGTAAACTTGGATTGCCTGAAAATTGCCCCTTACTTCTTTCTGTAGGAGCAATCAATAAAACCCATAAACGCATGGACTACGTGATTCGAGAAGTCGCTAGTCTGCCTGAACCCCGTCCTTATCTGTTACTACTAGGGCAACAAGATACTGAATCAGCAGCAATTGTCAAGTTAGGTAATGAACTATTAGGCGTTGATAATTTTCAGATTCGTACTGTTGTTCATTATGAAATTGCAGATTACTACAAAATTGCCGATGCTTTTGTCTTAGCATCGCTTAGTGAAGGTTTACCAAGAGTGCTTTTAGAGGCATGTTCTTACGGATTACCTTGCCTAGCTCATGATTACGAAATTACACAATATGTAATAGGTCAAGAGGGATATTTAGCTAATTTTGAATTAGCTGGAAGTCTAGCAAGTTTAATTTCAAAAGTGTTAATAAGAGAGCAAGATGAATCCGATCGCCAGTTTATTCACCGTTCTGCATACGATCGCTTTAGCTGGGAGCGTTTGCGCCCAAATTATGTTGATATGATTCAGCGTTGTGTCGAAAGTACCGATCCAGTACGCGCGATCGCACATGCCAACTTCTCTCTGAAAAATTAG
- a CDS encoding NAD-dependent epimerase/dehydratase family protein, whose translation MKKLLVTGSSGLIGSEVCLHFASQGWAIHGVDNNQRAVFFGPQGDTRWNQQRLESLIKGFVHHEIDIRDRQRVLDLIESLRPEAIVHTAAQPSHDRAAAIPFDDFDTNAVGTLNLLEATRQFVPEAPFVHLSTNKVYGDAPNEIAMIELETRWEYAEPTYQYGIPESFRIDQSKHSLFGASKVAADVMVQEYGRYFGLKTCCLRGGCLTGPNHSGVELHGFLSYLVKCNLENRTYKVFGYKGKQVRDNIHSYDVARFIEEFIQAPRCGEVYNLGGGKDNTCSILEAFELVTSLTHKKMQYEYVDKNREGDHICYYSDLRKMQNHYSNWSITKPLKLIFSEIVTTWTTRLKEVA comes from the coding sequence ATGAAGAAATTATTGGTAACTGGATCGTCGGGACTTATTGGATCTGAAGTTTGCCTACATTTTGCGAGTCAAGGTTGGGCAATTCATGGTGTTGATAACAATCAAAGAGCTGTTTTCTTTGGACCTCAAGGAGATACTCGCTGGAATCAACAGCGCTTGGAATCTCTGATTAAAGGCTTCGTGCATCATGAAATAGATATTCGCGATCGCCAACGAGTTTTGGATCTGATTGAAAGCCTCAGACCAGAGGCGATCGTGCATACAGCAGCACAACCCAGTCACGACCGAGCAGCGGCAATTCCTTTCGATGACTTTGATACCAATGCAGTAGGAACGCTAAATCTGTTGGAGGCAACGCGCCAATTTGTGCCGGAAGCTCCTTTCGTACATTTATCTACTAACAAAGTGTACGGAGATGCACCGAATGAGATTGCCATGATAGAGTTAGAAACCCGATGGGAATATGCCGAGCCAACTTATCAGTATGGTATTCCTGAATCGTTCCGCATTGACCAATCGAAGCATTCTCTTTTTGGTGCTTCTAAAGTTGCCGCTGATGTCATGGTTCAAGAGTACGGTCGATATTTTGGACTCAAAACTTGCTGCCTGCGGGGTGGATGTTTGACAGGACCTAACCATAGTGGTGTAGAACTGCATGGATTTCTCAGTTACTTAGTGAAATGTAATTTAGAAAATCGCACGTACAAAGTTTTCGGATATAAGGGAAAACAAGTACGAGATAATATTCACTCCTATGATGTTGCCCGTTTCATCGAAGAGTTTATCCAAGCACCTCGTTGTGGTGAAGTGTACAACTTAGGTGGTGGCAAGGATAACACTTGCTCCATTTTAGAAGCTTTCGAGCTTGTGACTTCTTTAACTCACAAAAAGATGCAGTACGAGTATGTAGATAAAAATCGCGAAGGAGATCATATTTGCTACTACAGCGATCTCCGTAAAATGCAGAATCACTACTCTAATTGGTCTATTACAAAACCCTTGAAATTAATATTTTCGGAAATTGTCACGACTTGGACAACAAGACTTAAAGAGGTCGCATAG
- a CDS encoding DUF4082 domain-containing protein, protein MKRHLKYFTLSLCTFLLSAGQASVLMTTLPLPGLQTSAAVAATSPNTEPGGSILVITTTSDPFSNYYAEILRNEGLNTFNVSDISLVSSEMLANYDVVILARMTLNPSQVTMFSNWAASGGNLIAMRPDKQLSSLLGLTDTASTLSNGYLLVDTSKAPGSGIVNQTIQFHDTADRYTLNGATSIANLYTNATTATSNPGVTLRSVGNSGGQVAAFTYDLARSVVYTRQGNPAWAGQERDGFSPIRANDMFFGAASNDPQPDWIDMNKVAIPQADEQQRLLANLILNMNLDKKPLPRFWYFPHGKKAVVLMTGDDHGNGGTVGRFNQYKTMSPAGCSVEDWECVRGTSYIYPNTPISDAQAAAFTADGFEVGLHVNTNCANYTPTSLQNFYTQQLSAWSTRFPSVPASPSQRHHCGVWSDWATASKVELSQGIRLDTNYYFWPPNWVGNRPGFFTGSGMPMRFADLNGTLIDVYQATTQITDESGQTYPFTVNTLLDRALGAEGYYGVFTVNAHTDSNTSSVSDAVVTSAQARGVPIVSARQMLNWLDGRNNSSFSSLVWNNNTLSFAIAPGTGTRGLQAMLPVRSAVGTVASITLNGSPVSYTTQQIKGIEYALFSATTGNYVATYTNATTDTTPPSVSSTSPSNGEPNAGIGSSVTATFSETVDPATINANTFVLKDSTNAIVPATVTYNAATRTATLQPSSSLVTGRTYTATVIGGTSQPRVQDLAGNPLAANFSWSFTTAISSSYSFWNETATPAIAANSDTQAVELGVKFKSDVNGYVTGIRFYKGSGNTGTHVGNLWTSAGQLLATATFSNETASGWQQVKFSQPVAINANTVYVASYHTSVGRYAINEGYFATASVDNPPLHFLRDGESGGNGVYKYGTTGFPNQTYRASNYWVDVTFATSATDTTPPSISATSPSNGATNVSTATSITATFSEAIDPATINANTFVLQDANNALVPATVTYDAASRTATLQPSNLLATGAIYRATLRGGTTQPRVQDLAGNALATNSTWSFTTAAAASNSYSLWNSSTIPAQIATFDPYPVELGVKFKSNTNGYITGIRFYKGSGNTGLHKATLWTSSGQQIATATFTNETATGWQQVNFAQPVPITANTVYVASYHTTTGNYAFALNYFANSGLDNGPLHALRDGANGGNGVFKYGNGGFPSQTFRSSNYFVDVVFTPNQ, encoded by the coding sequence ATGAAACGACATCTCAAGTATTTCACGCTATCTTTATGCACATTTCTTCTGAGCGCGGGTCAAGCATCTGTACTCATGACGACACTGCCCTTACCAGGGTTACAAACATCAGCTGCTGTTGCTGCGACATCACCCAATACAGAACCAGGCGGATCGATCCTAGTCATCACAACTACTTCCGACCCTTTCAGCAACTACTATGCCGAAATTTTGCGAAATGAAGGACTGAATACATTCAATGTCAGCGATATTTCCTTAGTTTCCTCAGAGATGCTTGCTAACTATGATGTAGTCATTTTGGCAAGGATGACCCTAAACCCCTCTCAAGTGACCATGTTTAGTAACTGGGCAGCTAGTGGTGGCAATTTGATCGCAATGCGTCCTGACAAGCAGCTCAGTAGTTTGCTTGGTCTTACTGATACAGCCTCCACACTCTCAAACGGTTACTTACTTGTAGACACGTCAAAAGCCCCTGGTAGTGGCATTGTTAACCAAACTATCCAGTTCCACGACACTGCCGATCGCTACACTCTTAACGGTGCTACCAGTATCGCCAATCTTTATACAAATGCAACGACTGCAACTTCTAACCCAGGGGTAACACTGCGTAGTGTTGGCAATAGTGGCGGTCAGGTTGCTGCATTTACTTATGACTTAGCGCGTTCGGTCGTCTACACCCGTCAAGGAAATCCCGCCTGGGCTGGACAGGAGCGGGATGGTTTCTCACCAATTCGCGCCAATGACATGTTTTTTGGTGCGGCAAGTAACGATCCTCAGCCAGACTGGATCGATATGAATAAGGTTGCTATCCCGCAAGCTGACGAACAACAGCGCTTGCTAGCCAACTTAATTCTGAATATGAACCTGGATAAAAAACCCCTACCCCGTTTCTGGTATTTTCCACATGGGAAGAAAGCAGTTGTGCTGATGACTGGGGACGACCACGGTAATGGAGGAACAGTAGGTCGGTTCAACCAATACAAAACCATGAGTCCGGCTGGTTGCTCTGTAGAAGATTGGGAATGCGTTCGCGGCACTTCATATATTTATCCCAATACACCAATAAGCGATGCACAGGCAGCCGCTTTCACTGCTGATGGTTTTGAAGTCGGGTTACATGTCAACACAAACTGTGCGAACTATACACCTACTTCGCTTCAAAACTTCTATACACAACAACTGAGTGCATGGAGTACCCGTTTTCCCAGCGTACCCGCCTCACCTAGCCAACGCCATCATTGTGGTGTTTGGAGTGACTGGGCTACCGCGTCCAAAGTGGAACTGAGTCAAGGAATACGGCTCGATACTAACTACTATTTCTGGCCCCCGAATTGGGTAGGTAATCGCCCAGGTTTCTTCACTGGAAGTGGTATGCCGATGCGCTTTGCAGACCTGAACGGGACACTCATTGATGTCTATCAAGCAACTACACAGATCACCGATGAGTCGGGACAAACATATCCTTTCACAGTTAATACTCTACTCGATCGCGCACTAGGAGCGGAGGGATATTACGGTGTTTTTACTGTCAACGCCCATACTGATAGCAATACTTCATCCGTGTCAGATGCGGTCGTTACCTCAGCACAAGCCCGTGGTGTACCGATTGTTTCTGCCCGTCAAATGTTGAACTGGCTGGACGGTCGCAATAATTCTTCATTCAGCTCGTTGGTATGGAATAACAATACTTTAAGCTTTGCGATCGCGCCAGGTACAGGCACAAGAGGGCTACAAGCAATGTTACCAGTGCGATCGGCTGTTGGAACAGTTGCCAGCATTACGCTTAACGGTAGCCCCGTGAGTTACACAACCCAGCAAATCAAAGGTATTGAGTACGCCTTGTTCTCAGCTACGACCGGCAATTACGTTGCTACATACACCAACGCTACTACAGATACGACTCCACCCAGCGTCAGTTCTACTTCTCCCAGCAACGGAGAGCCAAATGCTGGTATTGGATCGAGCGTAACAGCCACCTTTAGCGAAACGGTAGATCCAGCAACAATTAATGCAAATACCTTCGTACTGAAAGATTCTACTAATGCGATCGTCCCTGCTACCGTCACCTACAACGCAGCTACCCGCACCGCTACATTGCAACCGAGCAGTTCGTTAGTCACAGGCAGAACGTATACTGCTACCGTCATCGGCGGGACGAGCCAGCCTCGCGTCCAAGACTTAGCAGGCAATCCCCTAGCCGCTAACTTCAGTTGGTCTTTTACCACCGCAATATCTAGTTCGTATAGCTTCTGGAATGAAACAGCAACTCCCGCTATCGCAGCTAACTCTGACACTCAAGCTGTAGAACTAGGAGTCAAGTTTAAGTCCGATGTCAACGGTTATGTGACGGGTATCCGCTTCTATAAAGGCAGTGGCAATACTGGGACGCACGTTGGCAACCTCTGGACGAGTGCGGGACAGCTACTAGCCACCGCTACCTTTAGCAACGAAACTGCTAGCGGTTGGCAACAAGTCAAATTTTCCCAACCAGTAGCGATTAACGCCAACACCGTATATGTCGCCTCCTACCACACTAGCGTCGGTCGTTATGCCATCAACGAAGGTTATTTTGCTACTGCTAGCGTCGATAATCCACCCCTACATTTTTTACGCGACGGCGAGAGTGGCGGGAATGGGGTGTACAAGTATGGTACAACTGGCTTCCCCAACCAAACCTATCGTGCTAGCAACTATTGGGTTGATGTCACCTTTGCTACTAGTGCTACAGATACGACTCCACCCAGCATAAGTGCAACTTCTCCCAGTAACGGTGCAACTAATGTGAGTACTGCTACAAGCATCACCGCTACCTTTAGCGAAGCCATCGATCCCGCGACGATAAATGCCAATACTTTTGTGTTGCAGGATGCCAATAACGCGCTCGTCCCTGCCACTGTCACCTACGATGCCGCTAGCCGCACCGCCACACTGCAACCGAGCAATCTACTGGCAACTGGTGCAATCTATCGCGCTACCCTCAGAGGTGGGACAACTCAACCACGGGTACAAGACCTGGCTGGCAATGCTCTCGCAACTAACTCTACCTGGTCTTTCACCACCGCAGCCGCAGCATCTAATTCTTATAGTCTTTGGAATAGTTCGACCATTCCTGCACAAATCGCCACTTTCGATCCTTATCCTGTCGAGCTAGGAGTTAAGTTCAAGTCGAATACGAATGGCTACATCACTGGTATCCGCTTCTACAAGGGTAGTGGTAACACGGGTTTGCACAAAGCAACTTTGTGGACTAGCAGCGGACAGCAAATAGCAACAGCAACATTTACAAATGAAACTGCCACAGGCTGGCAGCAGGTCAACTTTGCCCAACCAGTGCCAATTACTGCCAACACCGTCTACGTCGCCTCCTATCACACCACAACTGGCAACTACGCTTTCGCGCTGAACTACTTTGCTAATTCTGGGCTAGACAACGGACCATTACATGCTTTGCGTGATGGAGCTAACGGTGGCAACGGCGTTTTCAAGTATGGCAATGGTGGCTTCCCTTCTCAAACATTTCGGTCGAGTAACTATTTTGTCGATGTCGTGTTTACTCCAAATCAGTAA